In the Pyrolobus fumarii 1A genome, one interval contains:
- a CDS encoding lipoate--protein ligase family protein, with translation MSRVIRLVVYGAGDACTQMAIDEAMAIYAGFTGEGLARLYWFDPPSVTLGYFQRLEEAVDLEEAKRLGVNVVRRLSGGGSVYHDPKGEVTYSIAVPEEWLRGVDVAESFKLLAGWLVEALERLGFNPTFSGLNDILVNGRKVSGSAQARRYGAVLQHGTVMYDTDLEVLARVLRVPRGKGRDIRVRVTTLSLTAGRKVTRDEVVEALLESAPGYFSRMLHARVEIHDSLPRHVYELTEAVRWRYCSREWLTRR, from the coding sequence TTGAGCCGCGTTATACGCCTTGTGGTGTACGGTGCTGGCGATGCGTGCACACAGATGGCTATAGACGAGGCTATGGCGATATACGCTGGGTTTACTGGCGAGGGGCTCGCGAGGCTCTACTGGTTCGACCCGCCCTCTGTGACGCTCGGCTACTTCCAGCGTCTAGAGGAGGCAGTGGACCTCGAGGAGGCCAAGAGGCTGGGCGTCAACGTTGTTAGGAGGTTGAGTGGCGGGGGGAGCGTCTACCATGACCCTAAAGGCGAGGTGACGTACTCTATAGCCGTGCCGGAGGAGTGGCTTAGGGGCGTCGATGTGGCCGAGAGCTTCAAGTTGCTGGCAGGGTGGCTCGTCGAGGCACTAGAGAGGCTCGGATTCAACCCCACCTTCTCTGGGCTCAACGATATCCTCGTTAACGGTAGGAAGGTGTCTGGGAGCGCCCAGGCAAGGCGCTATGGTGCTGTGCTGCAACACGGCACGGTAATGTATGATACTGATCTGGAGGTGCTGGCTAGGGTTCTTCGCGTACCTCGCGGGAAGGGTAGAGACATACGCGTGAGGGTAACAACACTATCGTTAACCGCTGGGCGCAAAGTGACACGCGACGAGGTTGTAGAGGCGCTGCTGGAGTCCGCCCCAGGGTACTTCAGCAGGATGCTGCACGCCCGTGTCGAGATACATGATAGTTTACCTCGCCACGTCTACGAGCTTACGGAGGCCGTGAGGTGGAGGTATTGCAGCAGAGAGTGGCTCACGAGGAGGTAA
- a CDS encoding 50S ribosomal protein L40e translates to MPVTDPVKVAIVRKRVLEKLVCRKCGALNPPGATKCRRCKSKNLRPKHAERGMKK, encoded by the coding sequence ATGCCGGTCACGGACCCCGTGAAGGTTGCGATAGTCCGTAAGCGTGTCTTGGAGAAGCTTGTGTGCAGGAAGTGTGGTGCTCTTAACCCGCCGGGCGCGACCAAGTGCCGCAGGTGTAAAAGCAAGAACCTTAGGCCCAAGCACGCCGAGCGTGGTATGAAGAAGTGA
- a CDS encoding helix-turn-helix transcriptional regulator has translation MLLGMLRGGAVIAVLLLLGLAVHAVSAAVQPPTVVIHSDGVVEVTLRVHVEAGVTEVALPVEPIPETIIVNMSGRLVPPVYTNGTLYVFSSSDGDAVISYVANVTESLAGLSFRLRAPALLVVEPGIVLLTLPDAADVKISDSKLVMFVVNDTVIEYRVAGSSVAGTTLETHSTSNMEAGITRQQVGTTTTSSISTSSSPGVIGLTGVTPWVIVVLVAVLVGVGVYSLTRRRREATPEQQPVLVEGLDDVDRMIVEKLREAGGSMLQSELQRALGLPKSTLWRRVQRLRKMGIVEVRKDPHGRNLVVLRVKR, from the coding sequence ATGCTGCTCGGGATGCTGCGCGGAGGAGCGGTTATCGCTGTCCTATTGCTTCTCGGGTTGGCAGTGCACGCTGTCTCTGCGGCTGTCCAGCCGCCTACCGTGGTGATACATAGCGATGGCGTTGTTGAGGTTACGCTTCGCGTGCACGTGGAGGCTGGGGTCACCGAGGTTGCTCTCCCGGTGGAGCCCATACCCGAGACTATAATCGTGAATATGAGTGGGCGGCTCGTGCCACCCGTCTACACGAATGGAACACTTTACGTATTTTCGAGTAGCGACGGCGATGCCGTGATAAGCTATGTGGCTAACGTCACTGAGTCACTAGCGGGCCTTTCTTTCCGTCTCCGAGCCCCAGCGCTTCTAGTCGTTGAGCCTGGCATAGTTCTGTTGACGTTGCCCGACGCGGCTGATGTCAAAATCTCTGATAGCAAGCTTGTCATGTTCGTCGTCAACGATACTGTTATCGAGTATAGGGTTGCAGGCTCGAGTGTAGCTGGTACGACGCTGGAGACGCACAGCACCTCGAACATGGAGGCCGGGATTACCCGCCAGCAGGTCGGCACTACCACCACGTCTTCTATCTCCACGTCTTCCTCTCCAGGAGTGATAGGGTTGACTGGAGTCACACCCTGGGTTATAGTGGTGCTTGTCGCCGTCTTGGTTGGTGTGGGCGTTTACTCCTTGACGCGTAGACGCCGAGAGGCTACTCCCGAGCAGCAACCAGTGCTCGTCGAGGGCTTGGACGATGTTGATCGTATGATAGTTGAGAAGTTGAGGGAAGCTGGTGGCTCGATGCTTCAATCTGAGCTTCAGAGAGCCCTCGGTCTGCCGAAGTCGACGCTTTGGAGGCGGGTACAGCGACTACGTAAAATGGGGATTGTAGAGGTGCGTAAGGACCCGCATGGCCGCAACCTTGTGGTTCTCCGGGTGAAGAGGTGA
- the lysW/argW gene encoding alpha-aminoadipate/glutamate carrier protein LysW, whose protein sequence is MAKKAVCPICGGDVELPDNVMDGEIVEHDCGAMLVVRIRDGNVVLEQLERVEEDWGE, encoded by the coding sequence GTGGCCAAGAAGGCTGTCTGCCCAATATGCGGTGGCGATGTTGAACTACCCGATAACGTAATGGATGGCGAGATCGTGGAGCACGACTGTGGGGCAATGCTAGTCGTGAGGATCCGGGATGGCAATGTTGTTCTAGAGCAGTTGGAGCGCGTTGAGGAGGACTGGGGAGAGTAG
- the lysX gene encoding lysine biosynthesis protein LysX — protein sequence MRIAIVYDHPRVEEKRLAEEARKLGHEPVLFNIDSLLFRLDSLERILGDVDVVLQRAVSYFKALESTRILEAAGYTVINNSLVQLNCGDKLLTTILLAKHGVPTPRAYAAFSRDTAVRAAEELGYPVVVKPVIGSWGRLVARADSRESLEAVIEHREVLGPAYYKVHYVQEYVRKPLRDIRVFVIGDEVPVAIYRVNERHWKTNTALGAKAEPAPVTPELRELALRAAKAVGGGVLGIDVFEDPERGLLVNEINANSDFKNTERVTGFNMARAIVEYAVSVAKR from the coding sequence ATGCGCATAGCAATCGTTTATGACCATCCGCGTGTTGAGGAGAAGAGGTTAGCTGAGGAAGCGAGGAAGCTTGGTCACGAACCTGTCCTCTTTAATATTGACTCGTTGCTCTTTCGCCTTGATAGCCTGGAGCGCATTCTAGGCGATGTTGATGTAGTACTTCAGAGGGCGGTGAGTTACTTCAAGGCTCTCGAGTCTACAAGGATACTCGAGGCTGCCGGCTACACTGTCATCAACAATAGTTTAGTGCAGCTTAACTGCGGCGACAAACTATTGACAACGATCTTGCTTGCTAAGCATGGTGTGCCAACACCGCGTGCATACGCTGCTTTTTCGCGTGACACTGCTGTGCGGGCTGCAGAGGAGCTTGGATACCCCGTTGTTGTCAAGCCCGTCATTGGTAGTTGGGGTAGGCTTGTGGCTAGGGCTGATTCCAGGGAGAGTCTAGAGGCTGTGATAGAGCATAGAGAGGTTCTCGGCCCGGCTTACTACAAGGTTCATTATGTGCAAGAGTATGTGCGCAAGCCTCTACGTGACATACGCGTATTCGTGATTGGTGATGAGGTTCCCGTGGCGATATACAGGGTTAACGAGCGTCATTGGAAGACTAACACGGCACTAGGCGCCAAGGCCGAGCCTGCGCCAGTGACCCCCGAGTTACGTGAGTTAGCGCTTCGCGCGGCCAAGGCTGTGGGTGGCGGTGTGCTTGGTATAGATGTGTTTGAAGACCCGGAGAGAGGCCTCCTCGTGAACGAGATTAACGCGAACTCGGACTTCAAGAACACTGAGAGGGTGACCGGGTTTAACATGGCTAGGGCTATCGTCGAGTATGCAGTGTCGGTCGCGAAGAGGTGA
- a CDS encoding SIS domain-containing protein: protein MTRCWRELRNDLEMIPEIVEKQIEETIVPEGLGEQRLVFIGSGDSFAAALVAEHAGIGVARDPLDVLVAGVDGPGDAILLSVGGRSKRVVDAARFLSSRGFRIIAVTGNERSPLARTAHVTVKLVYSDLACGMGAARHVAMLAALSALFNARPRIPEKLVEEPLPFDPQAVYAGVGVGVASALFMVLKICELLADCATWWHLEQFAHAPVYGTRSNILVVYPDPRCERSTLEEYLSAFREAGFEVTTVPVLNDPWSTAILHATLAISSAAETAFSRGIEEPGYRAHPALSRLTRLIYLEE from the coding sequence TTGACACGTTGCTGGCGCGAGCTGAGAAACGACCTCGAGATGATACCCGAGATCGTCGAGAAGCAGATCGAGGAGACGATAGTGCCGGAGGGTCTTGGCGAGCAACGACTTGTGTTCATTGGCAGCGGTGATTCTTTCGCGGCCGCACTTGTAGCCGAGCATGCCGGCATAGGCGTCGCACGCGATCCTCTTGATGTGCTAGTGGCTGGCGTTGATGGGCCTGGCGACGCTATACTCCTAAGCGTTGGTGGGCGCTCAAAACGAGTTGTTGACGCGGCTCGTTTCCTGTCTTCACGTGGCTTTCGTATCATAGCGGTCACGGGTAACGAGAGGAGTCCTCTCGCACGCACAGCACACGTTACCGTGAAGCTCGTCTATTCTGACCTCGCCTGTGGCATGGGCGCCGCACGCCATGTCGCTATGCTTGCAGCGCTCTCCGCATTGTTCAACGCTAGACCTCGTATACCCGAGAAGCTTGTTGAGGAGCCCCTGCCTTTCGACCCTCAGGCTGTGTACGCGGGTGTGGGCGTTGGTGTAGCCTCTGCCCTGTTCATGGTGTTGAAGATCTGCGAGTTGCTCGCAGACTGCGCCACCTGGTGGCATCTAGAGCAGTTCGCACACGCACCTGTCTATGGCACGAGAAGCAATATACTCGTCGTGTATCCCGATCCTCGTTGTGAGAGGAGCACGCTAGAGGAGTATCTCTCGGCCTTCCGGGAGGCCGGGTTTGAGGTCACCACTGTACCCGTGTTGAACGACCCTTGGTCTACAGCTATTCTCCACGCTACGCTGGCCATCTCCAGTGCTGCAGAGACCGCCTTCAGTCGCGGCATTGAGGAGCCGGGATATCGTGCACATCCCGCGCTTAGCAGGCTAACCAGGCTGATCTACCTAGAGGAGTAG
- a CDS encoding HAD family hydrolase — MPRNPTLLLDLGGVIYLTNEWYEETLYETAARHLRALGADATPDSVRRVMDTWRLDVSVQQSIVYAAAVLLAEHGLTPTPSRAEALARVLQSAVLSGVYVAPGTYELLRWAKRNGILVGIVSNNWCYECVRLLLERDDLAHLVDTVVTSDIVGFCKPHTKIYEAAMQLLRADPAKTAFIDDYEPNVEGARRAGIGLAIHHDGKPLDHYIPVLERFYSSR, encoded by the coding sequence TTGCCGCGTAACCCTACACTCCTGCTGGATTTAGGTGGCGTCATTTACCTCACAAATGAGTGGTACGAGGAGACTCTCTACGAGACTGCTGCCAGACATCTACGTGCCCTAGGGGCCGACGCGACGCCGGATAGCGTGAGGCGTGTAATGGACACGTGGAGGCTGGATGTCTCCGTGCAACAAAGTATAGTGTATGCGGCTGCCGTGCTCCTCGCAGAACACGGCTTGACGCCGACCCCCTCAAGGGCAGAGGCATTAGCAAGGGTATTGCAATCAGCTGTGCTGTCTGGCGTATACGTAGCACCGGGTACATACGAGCTGCTAAGATGGGCCAAGAGAAACGGGATACTGGTCGGCATAGTCTCGAACAACTGGTGCTACGAATGCGTACGTCTACTTCTAGAGCGTGACGATCTAGCCCACCTCGTGGATACGGTGGTTACGAGCGATATTGTCGGCTTTTGCAAGCCACACACAAAGATATACGAGGCGGCGATGCAACTCCTTCGCGCGGACCCAGCGAAAACAGCATTCATAGATGATTATGAGCCCAACGTGGAAGGCGCGAGGAGAGCAGGAATAGGCCTCGCGATACACCATGACGGGAAGCCTCTAGACCACTACATACCGGTCCTCGAGAGGTTCTACTCCTCTAGGTAG
- a CDS encoding 3-isopropylmalate dehydratase small subunit yields MKLGVVKGPVLKYGDDIDTDVIIPARYLVYTEPEKLAEHAMEPLDPEFPKKASKGVVLVAGRNFGMGSSREQAAIALKAAGVKAIIAKSFSRIFYRNAINNGLPVIVLPELVEAAEEGDEIEINLDEGVAKLIKKDGRVLTYRFPPFRGVVAEILATGGLLEYMRRRLAA; encoded by the coding sequence TTGAAGCTGGGTGTCGTGAAGGGCCCTGTGCTCAAGTACGGCGATGACATCGACACCGACGTGATTATCCCTGCCCGCTACCTGGTATATACTGAGCCGGAGAAGCTTGCCGAGCATGCTATGGAGCCTCTGGATCCGGAGTTCCCCAAGAAGGCGTCCAAGGGTGTAGTGCTGGTCGCGGGTAGGAACTTTGGTATGGGTAGTAGCAGGGAGCAAGCCGCGATAGCTCTCAAGGCTGCAGGCGTCAAGGCCATCATAGCGAAGAGCTTCTCGAGAATATTCTACCGTAACGCGATTAACAACGGGCTCCCCGTTATAGTGCTCCCAGAGCTCGTGGAGGCGGCCGAGGAGGGCGACGAGATAGAGATAAACCTTGACGAGGGTGTAGCGAAGCTCATCAAGAAGGATGGTAGGGTGTTGACGTACCGTTTCCCGCCCTTCCGGGGTGTTGTAGCTGAAATTCTGGCAACGGGCGGCCTCCTCGAATACATGAGGAGGCGCCTTGCCGCGTAA
- a CDS encoding molybdopterin oxidoreductase family protein has protein sequence MEASIVCPYCGVGCKLKLVDSNAVGANGVSGGMLCARGRSIASGYLESKRRLRRPLVRVGSELREASWSEALEKAAKLLRDVVAAHGGWDAVGFIGGSKLFNEEAFALQKLARMLGSPHVDTCSRLCHFPTLSVLVETLGFGGLTAPLSEMLDSQAILVVGWNGAVTAPVLFARYVLGAVRRGAKLVAVDVWRSETARAAHVWLRVYPRGDSLLLAALARVLADRGIAPEAKENIENLDEVLASLAEIDPEATARAAGSDPALVEEAARLLDVERGSVLWGMGLTQHVEPRPAISWAVTIAALRGWLWRRGCVVGGVRGQANVQGVNDMGVLPEFLPGYQRVDDPEVRKIFEEAWGVKLPESSGLPETMMLEEAGRRVRAMVIFAENSGASHPSGVEQLSKLDALIVVDVVRSETAELADVVLPAAAWGEKEGSATNTEGRVQWSSAVREPPAESKPDLVIIKSLAERLGVGEKIPWSNPREVHPEIERLVPRYRGFSKAVAERGEYLLPRRVSRIRVRLYPPVEPVVPDGDRKVLVTARDPVSYCTNAMLDVSGELYARVNPKEAGAGHARLETERGAIRLRLIPDENVPEGIIVAPWHYGLNAVLPRRIDCATRIMELKSVWVKLAE, from the coding sequence TTGGAGGCTAGCATCGTCTGTCCTTACTGTGGTGTAGGGTGCAAACTGAAACTCGTTGATAGCAACGCGGTGGGAGCGAATGGAGTATCTGGTGGGATGCTATGCGCACGCGGGCGCTCCATAGCAAGTGGCTACCTGGAGAGCAAGAGGCGGCTGCGAAGGCCGCTTGTCAGGGTAGGCTCCGAGCTACGTGAGGCATCGTGGAGCGAGGCGCTAGAAAAAGCCGCGAAGCTGTTACGCGACGTTGTAGCCGCTCATGGCGGGTGGGATGCGGTAGGCTTCATAGGCGGGTCTAAACTGTTCAACGAGGAGGCTTTCGCGCTCCAAAAGCTTGCACGGATGCTAGGCAGTCCCCACGTAGATACATGCTCTCGGCTCTGCCACTTCCCCACCCTGTCGGTACTCGTAGAGACACTCGGGTTTGGTGGTCTCACGGCGCCGCTCTCAGAGATGCTGGATAGCCAGGCTATCCTAGTAGTCGGTTGGAACGGGGCGGTAACCGCTCCGGTCCTCTTCGCACGCTATGTCCTAGGCGCGGTTAGGAGAGGGGCGAAGCTTGTAGCGGTTGACGTGTGGAGGAGTGAAACAGCGAGAGCAGCGCACGTATGGCTACGTGTCTACCCGCGTGGTGACTCGTTACTGCTCGCCGCGCTTGCAAGAGTGCTTGCGGATCGGGGTATCGCGCCGGAAGCGAAGGAGAACATAGAGAACTTGGATGAGGTGCTAGCGTCGCTAGCCGAGATAGACCCCGAGGCCACGGCCAGGGCTGCTGGGAGCGACCCGGCTCTCGTAGAGGAAGCTGCCAGGCTTCTTGACGTCGAGAGGGGCAGTGTGCTCTGGGGTATGGGGCTAACGCAACACGTAGAGCCTCGCCCAGCTATCAGCTGGGCTGTCACGATAGCAGCGTTACGAGGCTGGCTTTGGAGAAGAGGGTGTGTGGTCGGAGGGGTGCGCGGCCAAGCTAACGTCCAGGGCGTTAACGACATGGGTGTGTTGCCAGAGTTCCTCCCTGGCTACCAACGTGTGGATGACCCAGAGGTGCGCAAGATATTCGAAGAAGCTTGGGGTGTGAAGCTCCCCGAGTCCAGCGGCCTACCCGAGACAATGATGCTCGAGGAGGCTGGGCGCCGCGTTAGAGCAATGGTCATATTCGCCGAGAATAGTGGTGCTTCGCACCCGAGTGGCGTGGAGCAGCTATCAAAGCTAGACGCGCTCATCGTGGTTGATGTGGTTCGTAGCGAGACTGCAGAGTTGGCGGATGTTGTGTTGCCAGCGGCAGCGTGGGGTGAGAAGGAGGGCTCTGCGACCAACACGGAAGGTCGTGTACAGTGGAGTAGCGCGGTTAGAGAGCCGCCCGCCGAGTCTAAACCCGACCTAGTGATAATCAAGAGTCTGGCTGAGCGCCTGGGTGTAGGCGAGAAGATACCGTGGAGTAATCCGCGAGAGGTTCACCCGGAGATAGAGAGGCTCGTCCCACGCTACCGTGGCTTCTCCAAGGCGGTTGCGGAGAGAGGCGAGTACCTCCTGCCCAGGCGTGTCTCGAGGATACGCGTCCGTCTATACCCGCCGGTCGAGCCGGTCGTGCCCGATGGTGATAGGAAGGTGCTCGTGACTGCAAGAGACCCGGTGAGCTACTGTACAAACGCGATGCTAGATGTGAGCGGCGAGCTATACGCACGAGTCAACCCTAAGGAGGCTGGCGCCGGTCACGCTAGGCTCGAGACGGAGAGAGGGGCCATACGCCTCCGGCTGATACCCGACGAGAATGTGCCGGAGGGCATCATTGTGGCGCCTTGGCACTATGGGCTTAACGCTGTGCTACCCAGAAGGATAGATTGCGCTACAAGGATAATGGAGTTGAAGAGTGTGTGGGTGAAGCTGGCCGAGTAG
- a CDS encoding 30S ribosomal protein S24e produces MRDKYCEETRGKKLDLNLGEGYEVEVECDWYNKLIRRRELDLLIKHIGKPTPSRLQLRQAVANALNVDLKRVYVRSIQTEYGWGVTHAEVHIYDDPERARSFEPKHIRIRNATPEELEEMQKRGELE; encoded by the coding sequence ATGCGCGACAAGTACTGTGAGGAGACGAGGGGTAAGAAACTCGACCTTAACCTAGGCGAGGGCTACGAGGTTGAAGTTGAGTGCGACTGGTATAACAAGCTGATTCGTAGGAGGGAGCTAGACCTGCTCATAAAACACATTGGAAAGCCTACACCCTCGCGTCTCCAGCTGCGCCAGGCCGTAGCCAACGCCCTCAACGTTGACCTCAAGCGCGTGTACGTCAGGAGTATTCAGACCGAGTACGGTTGGGGCGTGACACACGCCGAGGTGCACATCTACGACGATCCGGAGAGGGCTAGGAGTTTCGAGCCGAAGCACATCAGGATTAGGAACGCCACGCCAGAGGAGCTAGAGGAGATGCAGAAGAGGGGCGAGCTAGAGTAA
- a CDS encoding 30S ribosomal protein S27ae: protein MAGKELKLYIHKLYEYSYEKFEKGERPFIKPKNKKCPRCGSFMAYHKWPVPRWHCGKCGHTEFIKEKK, encoded by the coding sequence GTGGCGGGGAAGGAGCTCAAGCTCTACATCCACAAGCTCTACGAGTACAGCTACGAGAAGTTCGAGAAGGGAGAGAGGCCCTTCATCAAACCAAAGAACAAGAAGTGCCCGCGTTGCGGCAGCTTCATGGCCTATCACAAGTGGCCTGTACCTAGATGGCACTGTGGCAAGTGCGGCCACACCGAGTTCATCAAGGAGAAGAAGTAA
- a CDS encoding phenylalanine--tRNA ligase subunit alpha, with translation MPVTLSPGERELLETLVSKGLVSGWRMTTAELAERIGMDRSRVEALSRLLVEKGVFKLVEEEFLECRLTDEGRESLDKGLPEERLVKLLEERGGEAAIEEVRRELGSLYGPAIGNAARRGWVRIEAGRVKLLARGEAVDERRVLEEVARSGRIPPGLESVAKELARRKQIVCEKKRVAILEPTRPLDEVLREAVVEVGALTRELIESGAWRKVRLRRYNLKAEPPRRYPGRLHFYVEFLEMLRDVMREMGFVEYEGPLVELEFWNFDALYQAQDHPAREIHDTFRVEKPAAGDLPHEQLVEAVRRMHEKGWGYKWSRDIASRLVLRSHTTAVSARLLALRPKPPFRAFVLSRVYRPDVVDARHLPEFHQLDGIAVEEGMSFRGLLGLLKEIFERIGIRDVKFKPAYFPFTEPSAEVYVRIGGQWIEVAGSGMIRPEILEAFGVDAPVAAWGMGVERLAMALLGINDIRLLYARDVDYLRRFPVNWRLYTR, from the coding sequence TTGCCGGTCACATTATCGCCTGGTGAGCGGGAGCTACTCGAGACTCTAGTGTCTAAAGGGCTCGTGAGCGGCTGGAGGATGACCACAGCGGAGCTCGCCGAGCGAATAGGCATGGATAGGAGCCGCGTCGAGGCCCTCTCTAGACTCCTTGTGGAGAAGGGTGTGTTCAAGCTTGTTGAGGAGGAGTTCCTCGAGTGTAGGCTTACAGACGAGGGTCGGGAGAGCCTCGATAAGGGACTGCCCGAAGAGAGGCTCGTAAAGCTCCTTGAGGAGAGAGGAGGAGAAGCGGCTATAGAAGAGGTTAGGCGTGAACTAGGCTCGCTCTATGGCCCCGCGATAGGTAATGCCGCTAGGAGAGGATGGGTGCGTATCGAAGCTGGCCGTGTCAAGCTCCTGGCGAGAGGCGAGGCTGTTGATGAGCGAAGGGTGCTCGAGGAGGTTGCTAGGAGCGGCAGGATACCACCAGGCTTGGAGAGTGTAGCGAAAGAGTTGGCTAGGAGAAAACAGATTGTATGTGAGAAGAAGAGAGTCGCGATACTAGAGCCTACTAGGCCCCTCGACGAGGTTCTCCGCGAGGCTGTGGTGGAGGTTGGTGCCCTTACACGCGAGCTTATCGAGAGCGGTGCTTGGAGGAAGGTGCGTCTACGCCGTTACAACTTGAAGGCCGAGCCTCCTCGCCGCTACCCGGGCCGTCTACACTTCTATGTAGAGTTCCTCGAGATGCTCAGGGATGTTATGAGAGAGATGGGCTTCGTCGAGTACGAGGGGCCTCTAGTAGAGCTAGAATTCTGGAACTTCGATGCACTCTATCAGGCGCAGGACCACCCGGCGCGCGAGATCCACGATACATTCCGTGTTGAGAAGCCGGCTGCTGGCGACCTGCCGCACGAGCAGCTCGTAGAAGCGGTGCGTAGAATGCATGAGAAAGGATGGGGGTACAAGTGGAGTAGGGATATTGCTTCGCGTCTTGTGCTTCGCAGCCATACGACTGCGGTATCGGCTAGACTCTTGGCGTTACGCCCCAAGCCGCCATTCCGTGCCTTTGTGTTGAGTCGCGTATATCGCCCAGATGTCGTGGATGCTCGTCACCTTCCAGAGTTCCACCAGCTAGATGGCATAGCTGTTGAGGAGGGGATGAGCTTCCGCGGGCTACTCGGGCTGCTCAAGGAGATATTCGAGAGGATAGGGATACGTGATGTGAAGTTTAAGCCAGCATACTTCCCCTTCACAGAACCCTCGGCTGAGGTGTATGTCAGGATAGGTGGACAATGGATAGAGGTAGCGGGCTCTGGCATGATACGCCCCGAGATACTAGAGGCGTTTGGTGTGGATGCGCCAGTAGCGGCATGGGGAATGGGTGTTGAGAGGCTTGCAATGGCCCTACTGGGTATCAACGATATACGACTCCTATACGCGAGAGACGTCGACTATCTCAGGCGGTTCCCGGTAAATTGGAGACTGTACACTAGGTAG
- a CDS encoding ACT domain-containing protein has product MASDGVEGLLQVIDPCVARCVLQGVVNYSAAARLVASIAGRMGVRVPSDSAVKMRLIRWRNSSSDICYGLTCEQLLRVLAGTRAELREGVVVFTIPKSAFTRIEPLISRLLVEARLFHVLQGVASFTIIVDEEHAGDIRGAASEILEELSGQTAIVLVSPPEILTTPGFIAYIATLLAVNGVNITQVVSCYTDTLLILPSHVAPQAYQLIHRAIEVARKLAEENKAV; this is encoded by the coding sequence GTGGCAAGCGATGGTGTCGAGGGGCTCCTGCAAGTGATAGATCCCTGTGTGGCACGGTGCGTGTTGCAAGGTGTGGTGAACTACTCGGCCGCTGCGAGGCTGGTTGCCAGCATAGCTGGTAGGATGGGCGTCCGCGTCCCGAGCGACTCGGCGGTAAAGATGAGATTGATACGCTGGAGGAACTCTAGCAGCGATATATGCTATGGCTTGACTTGTGAGCAGCTACTTAGGGTTCTTGCAGGAACGAGGGCAGAGCTACGCGAAGGCGTAGTGGTGTTCACGATACCAAAGTCTGCGTTTACGCGTATAGAGCCGCTAATCTCGCGGTTGCTAGTTGAGGCTAGACTCTTCCATGTGCTGCAAGGTGTGGCATCCTTCACCATAATAGTCGATGAGGAGCATGCTGGGGATATACGCGGTGCTGCAAGCGAGATACTGGAGGAGCTGAGTGGACAAACTGCTATAGTGCTTGTAAGCCCGCCCGAGATACTCACCACACCCGGGTTCATAGCCTACATAGCGACCCTGCTAGCGGTAAACGGGGTCAACATAACGCAAGTCGTCTCGTGCTACACGGATACACTGCTAATACTCCCGTCGCACGTTGCACCCCAAGCGTATCAGTTGATACATCGTGCGATAGAGGTGGCGCGGAAACTAGCAGAAGAGAACAAGGCTGTATAA